From Ipomoea triloba cultivar NCNSP0323 chromosome 5, ASM357664v1, the proteins below share one genomic window:
- the LOC116020020 gene encoding SWI/SNF-related matrix-associated actin-dependent regulator of chromatin subfamily A-like protein 1 isoform X2, translating into MELDDWEPSAEELDSLERDAMRQIAERNSSSYAATTSVQHTPASPHRPERSSASVKNAQSPPRRILPSFGANKATENLPRQQQQQQQQKRSVKLFLHASGDIAAKFVYDQLLIDALRKVPKASWNAKERLWMFPLSSLSSAEKILNGISCSNVENLDPLVQRAIVAANEVCDIQDLYESIPDSIKTKLMPFQRDGVRFALQHGARVLLADEMGLGKTIQAIAVSSCVRESWPVLVLTPSSLRLHWASMIQQWLDISPSDILVVLSQLSGSNRAGFKIVPSNAKRSIQLDGIFNIISYDTVPKLQDTLMASEFKVVIADESHFLKNAQAKRTNASLPILQKAKYAILLSGTPALSRPIELFKQLEALYPDVYKNVHEYGNRYCKGGIFGVYQGASNHEELHNLMKATVMIRRLKKDVLSELPVKRRQQVFLNLEEKEMKCINALFCELEIIKSKIKSSQSKDEAESLKLTMNNLINKVLFVVSVHYCGMISVQEKSNYKIYVASAKGKIPSVLDYLGTVIEADCKFLIFAHHAEMIDAIHQYLLKKKVGCIRIDGGTPAASRQALVTDFQEKASIKAAVLSIKAGGVGLTLTAASTVIFAELCWTPGDLIQAEDRAHRIGQVSSVNIYYLLANDTVDDIIWDVVKNKLENLGQMLDGQEKSLEVLEDNSSKSPMKQKTLDSFMKRCNTSSEHEPMPKYSRH; encoded by the exons ATGGAGTTGGATGACTGGGAACCGAGTGCGGAAGAGCTGGATTCTCTGGAGCGAGATGCAATGAGGCAAATCGCTGAGCGCAATTCCTCGTCTTATGCTGCCACCACCTCTGTGCAGCATACTCCGGCCTCTCCCCACCGGCCGGAGCGATCTTCTGCTTCTGTG AAAAATGCTCAGTCGCCTCCTCGGAGAATACTGCCTTCATTTGGAGCAAATAAGGCAACTG AGAATTTGCcaagacaacaacaacaacaacaacaacagaaacGCTCTGTTAAACTTTTCCTCCATGCAAGTGGTGATATAGCTGCAAAATTTGTGTATGACCAG CTACTTATAGATGCACTACGAAAAGTACCTAAAGCCAGTTGGAATGCAAAAGAAAG ATTGTGGATGTTTCCTCTGTCATCATTGTCATCAGCGGAAAAAATTCTAAATGGAATTTCTTGCTCAAATGTGGAG AACTTAGATCCGTTGGTGCAACGTGCTATTGTGGCTGCCAATGAAGTTTGTGATATTCAAG ATCTCTATGAATCCATTCCTGACAGCATTAAAACAAAGCTAATGCCTTTTCAGCGTGATGGAGTAAG ATTTGCCTTGCAACATGGTGCACGGGTTCTTTTAGCTGACGAGATGGGACTTGGAAAGACAATTCAG GCCATTGCTGTAAGTTCTTGTGTCCGTGAATCATGGCCCGTTCTTGTTCTTACTCCATCTTCCTTGCGTCTTCATTGGGCTTCT ATGATTCAACAGTGGTTGGATATTTCACCTTCAGATATCCTT GTGGTTTTATCTCAATTGAGTGGTTCAAATAGGGCAGGATTCAAAATTGTGCCTTCAAATGCTAAAAGATCTATCCAACTTGATGGCATCTTTAATATAATATCCTATGACACTGTTCCTAAGTTACAGGATACCTTAATGGCATCAGAGTTCAAG GTTGTTATTGCCGATGAATCACACTTTTTGAAGAATGCCCAGGCTAAACGAACCAATGCATCACTTCCTATATTACAG AAAGCCAAATATGCGATATTGCTTAGTGGAACTCCTGCCTTGTCAAGACCAATTGAGCTTTTTAAACAG CTGGAGGCCTTGTATCCTGATGTTTACAAGAATGTTCACGAGTATGGAAACCGTTATTGCAAGGGT GGCATTTTTGGAGTTTATCAAGGTGCAAGCAATCACGAAGAACTGCACAACTTGATGAAAGCAACTGTGATGATTCGCAGACTCAAAAAGGATGTTCTCTCGGAGCTTCCTGTTAAGCGCAGGCAACAG GTTTTCTTAAACTTGGAAGAGAAGGAGATGAAGTGTATCAATGCTTTATTTTGTGAG TTGGAGATTATCAAAAGCAAAATTAAATCAAGCCAGTCCAAGGATGAAGCTGAATCACTTAAGCTCACTATGAATAATCTTATAAATAAGGTACTTTTTGTTGTTTCAGTGCATTACTGCGGTATGATTTCTGTgcaagaaaaatcaaattataag ATTTATGTTGCTTCTGCAAAGGGCAAGATTCCATCAGTTTTGGATTACTTAGGAACAGTTATTGAG GCAGACTGCAAATTCCTTATATTTGCACATCACGCAGAAATGATTGATGCAATTCACCAGTATTTGCTT AAAAAGAAAGTTGGTTGCATTCGCATTGATGGTGGTACTCCAGCAGCATCACGCCAAGCTTTGGTCACAGATTTTCAGGAAAAAGCATCAATAAAGGCTGCAGTG CTATCTATCAAAGCTGGGGGTGTTGGGTTAACCTTAACAGCAGCAAGCACAGTCATATTTGCAGAGCTATGTTGGACTCCAGGTGACCTTATTCAAGCAGAAGATCGTGCTCATAGAATTGGCCAG GTGTCATCGGTCAATATATACTATCTGCTGGCAAATGACACTGTTGACGACATAATTTG ggATGTTGTAAAGAACAAGCTGGAAAATTTGGGACAG ATGCTTGACGGCCAAGAGAAGTCCTTAGAAGTATTAGAAGATAACTCAAGTAAAAGCCCTATGAAACAAAAAACTCTTGATTCCTTCATGAAGCGTTGCAACACGTCATCCGAGCACGAGCCCATGCCAAAATACTCGCGGCATTGA
- the LOC116020020 gene encoding SWI/SNF-related matrix-associated actin-dependent regulator of chromatin subfamily A-like protein 1 isoform X3, translating to MELDDWEPSAEELDSLERDAMRQIAERNSSSYAATTSVQHTPASPHRPERSSASVKNAQSPPRRILPSFGANKATENLPRQQQQQQQQKRSVKLFLHASGDIAAKFVYDQLLIDALRKVPKASWNAKERLWMFPLSSLSSAEKILNGISCSNVEVQNLDPLVQRAIVAANEVCDIQDLYESIPDSIKTKLMPFQRDGVRFALQHGARVLLADEMGLGKTIQAIAVSSCVRESWPVLVLTPSSLRLHWASMIQQWLDISPSDILVVLSQLSGSNRAGFKIVPSNAKRSIQLDGIFNIISYDTVPKLQDTLMASEFKVVIADESHFLKNAQAKRTNASLPILQKAKYAILLSGTPALSRPIELFKQLEALYPDVYKNVHEYGNRYCKGGIFGVYQGASNHEELHNLMKATVMIRRLKKDVLSELPVKRRQQVFLNLEEKEMKCINALFCELEIIKSKIKSSQSKDEAESLKLTMNNLINKIYVASAKGKIPSVLDYLGTVIEADCKFLIFAHHAEMIDAIHQYLLKKKVGCIRIDGGTPAASRQALVTDFQEKASIKAAVLSIKAGGVGLTLTAASTVIFAELCWTPGDLIQAEDRAHRIGQVSSVNIYYLLANDTVDDIIWDVVKNKLENLGQMLDGQEKSLEVLEDNSSKSPMKQKTLDSFMKRCNTSSEHEPMPKYSRH from the exons ATGGAGTTGGATGACTGGGAACCGAGTGCGGAAGAGCTGGATTCTCTGGAGCGAGATGCAATGAGGCAAATCGCTGAGCGCAATTCCTCGTCTTATGCTGCCACCACCTCTGTGCAGCATACTCCGGCCTCTCCCCACCGGCCGGAGCGATCTTCTGCTTCTGTG AAAAATGCTCAGTCGCCTCCTCGGAGAATACTGCCTTCATTTGGAGCAAATAAGGCAACTG AGAATTTGCcaagacaacaacaacaacaacaacaacagaaacGCTCTGTTAAACTTTTCCTCCATGCAAGTGGTGATATAGCTGCAAAATTTGTGTATGACCAG CTACTTATAGATGCACTACGAAAAGTACCTAAAGCCAGTTGGAATGCAAAAGAAAG ATTGTGGATGTTTCCTCTGTCATCATTGTCATCAGCGGAAAAAATTCTAAATGGAATTTCTTGCTCAAATGTGGAG GTTCAGAACTTAGATCCGTTGGTGCAACGTGCTATTGTGGCTGCCAATGAAGTTTGTGATATTCAAG ATCTCTATGAATCCATTCCTGACAGCATTAAAACAAAGCTAATGCCTTTTCAGCGTGATGGAGTAAG ATTTGCCTTGCAACATGGTGCACGGGTTCTTTTAGCTGACGAGATGGGACTTGGAAAGACAATTCAG GCCATTGCTGTAAGTTCTTGTGTCCGTGAATCATGGCCCGTTCTTGTTCTTACTCCATCTTCCTTGCGTCTTCATTGGGCTTCT ATGATTCAACAGTGGTTGGATATTTCACCTTCAGATATCCTT GTGGTTTTATCTCAATTGAGTGGTTCAAATAGGGCAGGATTCAAAATTGTGCCTTCAAATGCTAAAAGATCTATCCAACTTGATGGCATCTTTAATATAATATCCTATGACACTGTTCCTAAGTTACAGGATACCTTAATGGCATCAGAGTTCAAG GTTGTTATTGCCGATGAATCACACTTTTTGAAGAATGCCCAGGCTAAACGAACCAATGCATCACTTCCTATATTACAG AAAGCCAAATATGCGATATTGCTTAGTGGAACTCCTGCCTTGTCAAGACCAATTGAGCTTTTTAAACAG CTGGAGGCCTTGTATCCTGATGTTTACAAGAATGTTCACGAGTATGGAAACCGTTATTGCAAGGGT GGCATTTTTGGAGTTTATCAAGGTGCAAGCAATCACGAAGAACTGCACAACTTGATGAAAGCAACTGTGATGATTCGCAGACTCAAAAAGGATGTTCTCTCGGAGCTTCCTGTTAAGCGCAGGCAACAG GTTTTCTTAAACTTGGAAGAGAAGGAGATGAAGTGTATCAATGCTTTATTTTGTGAG TTGGAGATTATCAAAAGCAAAATTAAATCAAGCCAGTCCAAGGATGAAGCTGAATCACTTAAGCTCACTATGAATAATCTTATAAATAAG ATTTATGTTGCTTCTGCAAAGGGCAAGATTCCATCAGTTTTGGATTACTTAGGAACAGTTATTGAG GCAGACTGCAAATTCCTTATATTTGCACATCACGCAGAAATGATTGATGCAATTCACCAGTATTTGCTT AAAAAGAAAGTTGGTTGCATTCGCATTGATGGTGGTACTCCAGCAGCATCACGCCAAGCTTTGGTCACAGATTTTCAGGAAAAAGCATCAATAAAGGCTGCAGTG CTATCTATCAAAGCTGGGGGTGTTGGGTTAACCTTAACAGCAGCAAGCACAGTCATATTTGCAGAGCTATGTTGGACTCCAGGTGACCTTATTCAAGCAGAAGATCGTGCTCATAGAATTGGCCAG GTGTCATCGGTCAATATATACTATCTGCTGGCAAATGACACTGTTGACGACATAATTTG ggATGTTGTAAAGAACAAGCTGGAAAATTTGGGACAG ATGCTTGACGGCCAAGAGAAGTCCTTAGAAGTATTAGAAGATAACTCAAGTAAAAGCCCTATGAAACAAAAAACTCTTGATTCCTTCATGAAGCGTTGCAACACGTCATCCGAGCACGAGCCCATGCCAAAATACTCGCGGCATTGA
- the LOC116020020 gene encoding SWI/SNF-related matrix-associated actin-dependent regulator of chromatin subfamily A-like protein 1 isoform X1 produces MELDDWEPSAEELDSLERDAMRQIAERNSSSYAATTSVQHTPASPHRPERSSASVKNAQSPPRRILPSFGANKATENLPRQQQQQQQQKRSVKLFLHASGDIAAKFVYDQLLIDALRKVPKASWNAKERLWMFPLSSLSSAEKILNGISCSNVEVQNLDPLVQRAIVAANEVCDIQDLYESIPDSIKTKLMPFQRDGVRFALQHGARVLLADEMGLGKTIQAIAVSSCVRESWPVLVLTPSSLRLHWASMIQQWLDISPSDILVVLSQLSGSNRAGFKIVPSNAKRSIQLDGIFNIISYDTVPKLQDTLMASEFKVVIADESHFLKNAQAKRTNASLPILQKAKYAILLSGTPALSRPIELFKQLEALYPDVYKNVHEYGNRYCKGGIFGVYQGASNHEELHNLMKATVMIRRLKKDVLSELPVKRRQQVFLNLEEKEMKCINALFCELEIIKSKIKSSQSKDEAESLKLTMNNLINKVLFVVSVHYCGMISVQEKSNYKIYVASAKGKIPSVLDYLGTVIEADCKFLIFAHHAEMIDAIHQYLLKKKVGCIRIDGGTPAASRQALVTDFQEKASIKAAVLSIKAGGVGLTLTAASTVIFAELCWTPGDLIQAEDRAHRIGQVSSVNIYYLLANDTVDDIIWDVVKNKLENLGQMLDGQEKSLEVLEDNSSKSPMKQKTLDSFMKRCNTSSEHEPMPKYSRH; encoded by the exons ATGGAGTTGGATGACTGGGAACCGAGTGCGGAAGAGCTGGATTCTCTGGAGCGAGATGCAATGAGGCAAATCGCTGAGCGCAATTCCTCGTCTTATGCTGCCACCACCTCTGTGCAGCATACTCCGGCCTCTCCCCACCGGCCGGAGCGATCTTCTGCTTCTGTG AAAAATGCTCAGTCGCCTCCTCGGAGAATACTGCCTTCATTTGGAGCAAATAAGGCAACTG AGAATTTGCcaagacaacaacaacaacaacaacaacagaaacGCTCTGTTAAACTTTTCCTCCATGCAAGTGGTGATATAGCTGCAAAATTTGTGTATGACCAG CTACTTATAGATGCACTACGAAAAGTACCTAAAGCCAGTTGGAATGCAAAAGAAAG ATTGTGGATGTTTCCTCTGTCATCATTGTCATCAGCGGAAAAAATTCTAAATGGAATTTCTTGCTCAAATGTGGAG GTTCAGAACTTAGATCCGTTGGTGCAACGTGCTATTGTGGCTGCCAATGAAGTTTGTGATATTCAAG ATCTCTATGAATCCATTCCTGACAGCATTAAAACAAAGCTAATGCCTTTTCAGCGTGATGGAGTAAG ATTTGCCTTGCAACATGGTGCACGGGTTCTTTTAGCTGACGAGATGGGACTTGGAAAGACAATTCAG GCCATTGCTGTAAGTTCTTGTGTCCGTGAATCATGGCCCGTTCTTGTTCTTACTCCATCTTCCTTGCGTCTTCATTGGGCTTCT ATGATTCAACAGTGGTTGGATATTTCACCTTCAGATATCCTT GTGGTTTTATCTCAATTGAGTGGTTCAAATAGGGCAGGATTCAAAATTGTGCCTTCAAATGCTAAAAGATCTATCCAACTTGATGGCATCTTTAATATAATATCCTATGACACTGTTCCTAAGTTACAGGATACCTTAATGGCATCAGAGTTCAAG GTTGTTATTGCCGATGAATCACACTTTTTGAAGAATGCCCAGGCTAAACGAACCAATGCATCACTTCCTATATTACAG AAAGCCAAATATGCGATATTGCTTAGTGGAACTCCTGCCTTGTCAAGACCAATTGAGCTTTTTAAACAG CTGGAGGCCTTGTATCCTGATGTTTACAAGAATGTTCACGAGTATGGAAACCGTTATTGCAAGGGT GGCATTTTTGGAGTTTATCAAGGTGCAAGCAATCACGAAGAACTGCACAACTTGATGAAAGCAACTGTGATGATTCGCAGACTCAAAAAGGATGTTCTCTCGGAGCTTCCTGTTAAGCGCAGGCAACAG GTTTTCTTAAACTTGGAAGAGAAGGAGATGAAGTGTATCAATGCTTTATTTTGTGAG TTGGAGATTATCAAAAGCAAAATTAAATCAAGCCAGTCCAAGGATGAAGCTGAATCACTTAAGCTCACTATGAATAATCTTATAAATAAGGTACTTTTTGTTGTTTCAGTGCATTACTGCGGTATGATTTCTGTgcaagaaaaatcaaattataag ATTTATGTTGCTTCTGCAAAGGGCAAGATTCCATCAGTTTTGGATTACTTAGGAACAGTTATTGAG GCAGACTGCAAATTCCTTATATTTGCACATCACGCAGAAATGATTGATGCAATTCACCAGTATTTGCTT AAAAAGAAAGTTGGTTGCATTCGCATTGATGGTGGTACTCCAGCAGCATCACGCCAAGCTTTGGTCACAGATTTTCAGGAAAAAGCATCAATAAAGGCTGCAGTG CTATCTATCAAAGCTGGGGGTGTTGGGTTAACCTTAACAGCAGCAAGCACAGTCATATTTGCAGAGCTATGTTGGACTCCAGGTGACCTTATTCAAGCAGAAGATCGTGCTCATAGAATTGGCCAG GTGTCATCGGTCAATATATACTATCTGCTGGCAAATGACACTGTTGACGACATAATTTG ggATGTTGTAAAGAACAAGCTGGAAAATTTGGGACAG ATGCTTGACGGCCAAGAGAAGTCCTTAGAAGTATTAGAAGATAACTCAAGTAAAAGCCCTATGAAACAAAAAACTCTTGATTCCTTCATGAAGCGTTGCAACACGTCATCCGAGCACGAGCCCATGCCAAAATACTCGCGGCATTGA
- the LOC116020068 gene encoding LRR receptor-like serine/threonine-protein kinase HSL2, whose translation MVPFVLMGFPKLKFFMFFMFFMVLVPWPWVSSLNRDAAILLRVKTSQLTDSTGQLNDWVDSAPGAPCNWTAITCDVRTQAVVSIDFSNFGLSGRFPADLCRISTLRTLNLTNNNFGDFISSDSFSLCSHLESLDLTLNLFVGELPEFLTEFTNLTTLVLGGNNFTGEIPASFGRLPKLQTLNIINNLLNGSIPEFFSNLTELTYLGFAMNPFKAGPLPSSIGRLTKLRQLFARSANLAGAIPDSIGNLVSLQNLDLSQNGLTGKIPDSIGALKSVGQIELYSNQLSGELPDTFWNLTSLVHIDISMNKLTGRIPESLASLHIESLHLNDNNLEGEIPVSLSLNPNLSDLKLFNNSLSGTLPENFGLNSELSFFDVSGNNLEGPLPPNLCAKKTLQSLMVFNNRFSGTVPVSYGECSSLTYARIQNNKLSGTLPAGFWGSTHYQLIELQNNEFEGQIPPSISNARNISQILISGNKFSGELPSEICELETLVILDMSRNQISGALPSCITKLKNLQKLELQENEIGGEIPKSVRSWNVLNELNLSFNRLTGEIPSSLGNLKVLNYLDLSSNMLTGEIPMALTQLKLNKFNLSYNRLEGKIPSAFDNKFFYSSLMGNPGLCSSDLQDFPSCRKSKPVSVYLVAILASCAFILVVSLLWLLIKTRKSSARRKRNGRSWSSTAFQPVRLSESDVLASLSDENVIATGGSGRVFRVQLKTGQLVAVKKLWEANRERESKEVFKSEVETLGRVRHGNIVKLLYSCIGEDFRILVYEYMENGSLGDVLHGEKGGVLLDWPKRFDIAVGAAQGLAYLHHDCVPAIVHRDVKSNNILLDGEFRPKVADFGLAKILRRDIPKGDQVMSHIAGSYGYIAPEYSYTLKITEKSDVYSFGVVLLELLCGKRPIDDLFGENKDIVKWVSGIAISSMKQWDGIVDLNQVVDPRMNQSTCDYEQMKKVFDVALLCTSELPIHRPSMRKVVELLKRTPESHSLSSDR comes from the exons TTGGTTCCATGGCCATGGGTAAGCTCCTTGAATCGCGATGCAGCCATTTTGCTCCGAGTCAAAACCAGTCAACTCACCGATTCCACTGGTCAACTCAATGACTGGGTAGATTCCGCTCCCGGCGCGCCGTGTAATTGGACTGCCATTACCTGTGATGTCCGGACTCAAGCCGTCGTCTCTATTGACTTCTCTAACTTCGGCCTCTCCGGCCGCTTTCCGGCGGACCTTTGCCGGATTTCTACCCTTCGCACGCTCAATCTCACCAATAACAACTTCGGCGATTTTATCTCGTCGGATTCCTTCTCCCTGTGTTCACATCTAGAGAGTTTGGacttgactttgaacttgtttGTCGGAGAGCTGCCGGAGTTTCTGACGGAGTTCACAAACCTCACCACGCTCGTCCTCGGTGGGAACAATTTCACCGGAGAAATTCCGGCCAGCTTTGGCCGTCTGCCGAAACTTCAGACGCTGAATATCATCAATAACCTCCTCAACGGCTCAATCCCCGAGTTTTTCTCGAATCTCACTGAGTTGACGTATTTAGGATTCGCCATGAATCCTTTCAAAGCCGGTCCGTTGCCTTCCTCAATCGGACGGCTCACAAAGCTCCGGCAACTCTTTGCACGCAGCGCGAACCTCGCCGGAGCCATTCCCGACTCCATCGGGAACCTTGTGTCGCTGCAAAACCTAGACCTGTCTCAAAACGGCCTCACCGGAAAAATTCCTGATAGTATTGGAGCACTAAAGAGCGTCGGTCAAATAGAGCTTTACAGCAACCAACTCTCCGGTGAATTACCGGACACATTTTGGAATCTCACTTCTCTGGTTCACATTGACATTTCTATGAACAAGCTAACCGGAAGAATACCGGAAAGCCTTGCCAGTTTACACATCGAATCGCTGCATCTCAACGATAACAACTTAGAAGGAGAAATTCCGGTAAGCTTATCTCTCAATCCAAATCTCAGCGACTTAAAGCTCTTCAACAACAGTTTGTCCGGAACACTACCGGAAAATTTCGGTCTGAATTCGGAATTAAGCTTTTTCGATGTTTCTGGAAACAATTTAGAAGGTCCATTGCCTCCGAATCTGTGTGCCAAAAAGACGCTTCAGAGTTTGATGGTTTTCAATAACAGATTCTCCGGAACCGTTCCCGTATCTTACGGTGAGTGCAGTTCTCTGACGTACGCGCGTATACAGAACAATAAACTCTCCGGAACCCTCCCCGCCGGTTTCTGGGGATCAACTCATTACCAATTAATTGAACTCCAGAACAACGAATTTGAAGGTCAGATTCCTCCTTCAATCTCCAATGCTCGAAACATATCTCAAATCCTTATTTCTGGAAACAAATTTTCCGGTGAGTTGCCGTCAGAAATATGCGAATTGGAGACTCTTGTTATTCTAGATATGAGCAGGAATCAAATTTCCGGTGCGTTGCCTTCGTGTATAACGAAATTGAAGAACCTACAGAAGCTGGAGCTTCAAGAGAATGAGATCGGAGGTGAAATCCCCAAATCAGTTAGGTCATGGAATGTATtgaatgaattgaatttatCTTTCAATCGGTTAACCGGAGAAATTCCAAGTTCACTAGGGAACTTAAAGGTGTTAAATTATTTAGACCTCTCCAGCAATATGCTTACAGGGGAAATTCCAATGGCGTTGACCCAACTCAAGCTCAACAAGTTCAATTTATCTTACAATAGGCTTGAAGGTAAAATTCCCAGTGCATTTGACAACAAGTTCTTCTATTCAAGCTTAATGGGGAACCCCGGTCTGTGTTCATCGGATCTTCAAGATTTTCCTTCTTGCCGGAAATCCAAACCTGTAAGTGTATACCTGGTGGCGATTTTAGCATCGTGTGCATTTATCCTGGTTGTCTCGCTCCTCTGGCTCTTGATCAAGACAAGAAAGTCATCGGCAAGAAGGAAAAGAAACGGGCGTTCGTGGAGCAGTACAGCATTCCAACCGGTGAGGCTCAGTGAATCAGATGTGCTGGCTTCTCTGAGCGACGAGAACGTCATTGCTACAGGAGGGTCGGGCCGGGTTTTCAGAGTCCAGCTGAAAACCGGGCAGCTGGTTGCAGTCAAGAAACTCTGGGAGGCTAACCGGGAAAGAGAATCCAAAGAGGTATTCAAATCGGAGGTTGAAACGTTGGGGAGAGTCCGCCATGGGAATATAGTGAAGCTGCTGTATAGCTGCATTGGCGAAGATTTCAGAATACTGGTATATGAGTACATGGAGAATGGAAGCTTAGGAGACGTGTTACATGGAGAGAAGGGCGGTGTGTTGCTGGATTGGCCTAAGAGGTTCGACATTGCAGTCGGGGCGGCTCAAGGACTAGCCTATCTCCACCATGATTGCGTGCCTGCAATCGTTCACAGGGATGTTAAATCTAACAACATCTTGTTAGATGGAGAGTTCAGGCCTAAGGTAGCTGATTTTGGATTGGCTAAGATTCTTCGTCGGGATATTCCCAAGGGTGACCAAGTCATGTCCCATATTGCTGGTTCCTATGGTTACATTGCACCAG AATATTCATACACGTTGAAGATTACAGAGAAGAGCGACGTGTATAGCTTTGGCGTGGTATTGTTGGAGCTGCTATGTGGTAAAAGGCCAATTGATGACTTATTTGGTGAAAACAAGGACATAGTAAAGTGGGTTTCTGGAATTGCAATCTCATCTATGAAGCAATGGGATGGGATTGTTGATCTGAATCAGGTTGTGGATCCTAGGATGAATCAATCTACATGCGACTATGAACAGATGAAGAAGGTTTTTGATGTTGCCCTTCTTTGTACATCGGAATTGCCGATTCACAGGCCCTCCATGAGAAAGGTGGTTGAATTGCTAAAGAGAACCCCTGAGAGCCATTCATTGTCCTCAGATAGATAG